Proteins from a genomic interval of Pseudomonas anuradhapurensis:
- a CDS encoding alpha/beta fold hydrolase, with protein MSTFVTRDGTSIYYKDWGSGKPVLFSHGWPLDADMWDSQMEFLASRGYRAIAFDRRGFGRSSQPWSGYDYDTFADDIAQLIEHLDLREVTLVGFSMGGGDVSRYIARHGSERVAGLVLLGAVTPIFGKRDDNPQGVDQSVFEGIRAGLRADRAQFIADFATPFYGLNHGQQVSQGVQTQTLNIALMASIKGTLDCVTAFSETDFRPDMAKVDVPTLVIHGDDDQIVPFETTGKQAAELIRGAELKAYAGAPHGFAVTHAQQLNEDLLAFLQK; from the coding sequence ATGAGCACGTTCGTTACCCGCGATGGCACTTCGATCTATTACAAGGACTGGGGCAGTGGCAAGCCTGTGCTGTTCAGCCATGGCTGGCCGTTGGATGCCGACATGTGGGATTCGCAGATGGAGTTCCTGGCCAGCCGCGGTTACCGCGCCATCGCCTTCGACCGCCGTGGCTTTGGCCGTTCGAGCCAGCCGTGGAGCGGCTACGACTACGACACCTTCGCCGACGACATCGCCCAGCTGATCGAACACCTCGACCTGCGTGAGGTGACCCTGGTGGGCTTCTCGATGGGTGGTGGCGATGTCAGCCGCTACATTGCCCGTCACGGTAGCGAGCGTGTGGCCGGCCTGGTCTTGCTCGGTGCGGTGACGCCGATCTTCGGCAAGCGTGACGATAACCCACAGGGTGTCGACCAGTCGGTGTTCGAAGGCATCCGCGCCGGTCTGCGTGCCGACCGGGCGCAGTTCATCGCCGATTTCGCCACGCCGTTCTATGGCCTGAACCATGGGCAGCAGGTGTCCCAGGGCGTGCAGACGCAAACCTTGAACATCGCGCTGATGGCGTCGATCAAGGGCACCCTGGACTGCGTGACGGCATTCTCCGAGACCGACTTCCGCCCGGACATGGCCAAGGTCGATGTGCCGACCCTGGTGATCCATGGCGACGACGACCAGATCGTGCCGTTCGAGACCACCGGCAAGCAGGCGGCGGAACTGATTCGTGGGGCTGAACTGAAGGCGTATGCCGGAGCGCCGCACGGGTTTGCCGTGACGCATGCGCAGCAGCTGAACGAGGACCTGTTGGCGTTCTTGCAGAAGTAA
- a CDS encoding OprD family porin gives MIRANPGPGRVLLTTLALCPLLSQADEAGWSLLSRNYFLHSDFRSPSASGQNYRQEWAQGFIGDIRSGFTEGTLGVGIDAHGFLGLKLDGGRGHAGTGLLPRDSDGRAESDYSSASAALKLRLGDTQLRYGEMTVETPVFDTADKRLHPEYATGWLLENRSLPDWHLQAGRFTAFNNQDNSATHDDFSGYGASTENRAISLAGATFAPPGPFGAALYAGQLQDTWRQAYLNLNLAEGSWRLDGNLYKTRDTGNASAGAIDTLAYSLLGRYSFGAQALSLAYQKVEGATPFDFVGGDSIYLANSIKYADFNGPGERSWQMRYDLDFATLGVPGLSLMGRYVSGRGIDGSHAPARGAYVGQYGDGGKHWERDIDLKYLVQSGAAKDLSLSLSHVSHRANQAQAGDDIDRLYLIIEYPLKGSF, from the coding sequence ATGATCCGCGCCAACCCCGGACCAGGCCGCGTCCTGCTCACCACCCTTGCCCTCTGCCCGTTGCTCAGCCAGGCCGACGAAGCTGGCTGGTCGCTGCTCAGCCGCAATTATTTCCTGCACAGCGACTTCCGCTCACCCTCCGCCAGCGGCCAGAACTACCGCCAGGAATGGGCCCAGGGCTTCATCGGCGACATCCGTTCCGGCTTCACCGAGGGCACGCTCGGCGTCGGTATCGATGCCCACGGTTTTCTCGGCCTCAAGCTCGACGGTGGCCGCGGCCATGCCGGTACCGGCCTGCTGCCGCGCGACAGCGATGGCCGTGCCGAGTCCGACTATTCCAGTGCCAGCGCCGCACTCAAGCTGCGCCTGGGCGACACCCAGCTGCGCTACGGCGAGATGACCGTGGAAACCCCGGTGTTCGATACCGCCGACAAACGCCTGCACCCGGAATACGCCACCGGCTGGTTGCTGGAGAACCGCAGCCTGCCCGACTGGCACCTGCAGGCCGGGCGCTTCACCGCCTTCAACAACCAGGACAACAGCGCTACCCATGATGATTTCAGCGGCTACGGCGCCAGCACCGAGAACCGCGCCATCAGCCTGGCCGGCGCTACCTTCGCGCCCCCAGGCCCATTCGGCGCTGCGCTGTACGCCGGGCAGCTGCAGGACACCTGGCGCCAGGCCTATCTCAACCTGAACCTTGCCGAGGGCAGCTGGCGCCTGGACGGTAACCTGTACAAGACCCGCGACACCGGCAACGCCAGCGCCGGGGCGATCGATACCCTCGCCTACAGCTTGCTGGGCAGATACAGCTTCGGCGCCCAGGCGCTGAGCCTGGCCTACCAGAAGGTCGAAGGCGCTACCCCGTTCGACTTCGTCGGTGGCGACTCCATCTACCTGGCCAACTCGATCAAGTACGCCGACTTCAATGGCCCCGGCGAGCGCTCATGGCAAATGCGCTATGACCTCGATTTCGCCACCCTCGGCGTGCCTGGTCTGAGCCTGATGGGCCGCTACGTCAGCGGCCGTGGCATCGACGGCAGCCACGCCCCGGCGCGCGGCGCCTACGTAGGCCAATATGGCGATGGCGGCAAGCATTGGGAGCGCGACATCGACCTGAAATACCTGGTGCAGTCGGGCGCCGCCAAGGACCTGAGCCTGTCGCTCTCCCATGTCAGCCACCGCGCCAACCAGGCCCAGGCCGGCGATGACATCGATCGCCTCTACCTGATCATCGAATACCCACTCAAAGGCAGCTTCTGA
- a CDS encoding MFS transporter: MSTSPSGAWSPLRNTTFRMLWIATIASNIGTWMHEVGAGWLMTTLSASPLHVALIQVAGSLPMFFLALPAGAAADIVDKRRYLLLVQLWMSGVAVVLAALTLLGLMNVTLLLALTLALGIGTALMMPAWSALTPELVGKQDLANAVALSSVGINVSRAIGPALAGVVVSLVGPWLTFALNAVSFAGVILVLFLWKREVKEPLLPAERFVGAMRTGLRFARSAKPLQAVMLRALAFFFCASAGTSLLPLIVRGEMRGSAADFGLLLAAIGIGAVAGATLLPRLRERISRDRLVMLASLLYALFLLALALVRNFYVLLPAMLLSGAAWIAVLSNLQVAAQTSVPAWVRARALSVYILIFFGAMAAGGLLWGTLASHASITLSLLLAAGGLAFGTLLTCRVTLPETEAEELTPSLHWPVPVLSDNLDQDNGPVMVTVEYHIEPAKAAAFQRAARELEAMRKRNGALSWGLMRDSADPAVWLEFFFEESWLEHLRHHHRVTRGELKIEARVRMLQTDGVEVKIRHLLAGGEHKAHH, encoded by the coding sequence ATGAGCACATCCCCTTCAGGCGCCTGGAGCCCGTTGCGCAACACCACCTTCCGCATGCTGTGGATCGCCACCATTGCCTCCAACATCGGCACCTGGATGCACGAGGTGGGCGCCGGCTGGCTGATGACCACGCTGTCGGCGAGCCCGCTGCATGTGGCGCTGATCCAGGTGGCCGGCTCGCTGCCGATGTTCTTCCTGGCCCTGCCGGCCGGCGCCGCGGCGGACATCGTCGACAAACGCCGCTACCTGCTGCTGGTGCAGCTGTGGATGTCCGGCGTGGCCGTTGTGCTGGCAGCCTTGACCCTGCTCGGGCTGATGAACGTCACCTTGCTGCTGGCGCTGACCCTGGCGCTGGGCATCGGTACGGCGTTGATGATGCCGGCGTGGAGCGCGCTGACGCCGGAGTTGGTGGGCAAGCAGGACCTGGCCAACGCAGTGGCGCTTTCCAGTGTCGGCATCAACGTGTCCCGCGCCATCGGCCCGGCATTGGCAGGGGTGGTGGTGAGCCTGGTCGGCCCGTGGCTGACCTTTGCCCTGAATGCCGTCTCGTTCGCTGGCGTGATCCTAGTGTTGTTCCTGTGGAAACGCGAGGTGAAGGAGCCACTGCTGCCGGCCGAGCGCTTCGTTGGTGCCATGCGCACCGGGTTGCGCTTTGCCCGCAGTGCCAAGCCGTTGCAGGCGGTGATGCTACGCGCGCTGGCGTTCTTTTTCTGCGCCAGTGCCGGTACGTCACTGCTGCCACTGATCGTGCGTGGCGAGATGCGCGGCAGCGCAGCAGATTTCGGCTTGCTGCTGGCGGCCATCGGAATTGGCGCAGTGGCTGGCGCCACCTTGCTGCCACGCCTGCGCGAACGCATCAGTCGCGACCGCCTGGTGATGCTGGCCAGCCTGCTGTATGCCCTGTTCCTGTTGGCCCTGGCGCTGGTGCGCAACTTTTATGTGCTATTGCCGGCGATGCTGCTCAGCGGCGCGGCGTGGATCGCGGTGCTGTCCAACCTGCAAGTGGCGGCGCAGACCTCGGTGCCGGCCTGGGTACGGGCGCGGGCATTGTCGGTGTACATCCTGATCTTCTTTGGTGCCATGGCCGCTGGCGGGCTGCTGTGGGGCACGCTGGCCAGTCATGCATCGATCACCTTGAGCTTGCTGCTGGCCGCAGGCGGGCTGGCCTTCGGCACCCTGCTGACCTGCAGGGTGACGCTGCCGGAAACCGAAGCCGAAGAGCTGACACCGTCGCTGCACTGGCCGGTGCCGGTGCTGAGCGATAACCTCGACCAGGACAACGGGCCGGTGATGGTCACCGTCGAATACCATATCGAACCGGCCAAGGCCGCAGCCTTCCAACGGGCCGCGCGGGAGCTGGAGGCGATGCGCAAGCGCAATGGCGCATTGTCGTGGGGGTTGATGCGCGACAGTGCCGATCCGGCAGTGTGGCTGGAGTTCTTTTTTGAAGAGTCGTGGCTGGAGCATTTGCGGCACCACCACCGGGTGACCCGGGGTGAGCTGAAGATCGAGGCCCGAGTGCGGATGTTGCAGACCGATGGGGTGGAAGTGAAGATCCGGCATCTGTTGGCTGGAGGTGAGCACAAGGCTCACCATTGA
- a CDS encoding LysR family transcriptional regulator, with translation MNWDDTRVFLALCRERTLRGAARSLGVDQATVGRRLASLEQALHATLFLRAANGYSLTPAGEAAMRAAVAMEAAAAGLQRQVLGLDDRLSGVVRVTTTDSFALDFIIPAVARLRMDHPGIEVQLQASTQMLNLSQREADIAVRTQKPDNPELVVRRLARWHSGLFASRDYLQRFGEPAPGSRFAGHELVVYQPYLDSGKEVMLAGEPIARGRIAMTCTSGLMVRRALASGLGLGELPVPLGERDGLQQVWAHGKPYDIWLVTHQDVRRTARVRAVIEAIVQAFAD, from the coding sequence ATGAACTGGGACGACACCCGTGTTTTTCTCGCCCTGTGCCGGGAGCGGACGCTGCGCGGCGCAGCCCGCAGCCTCGGTGTCGACCAGGCGACTGTCGGCCGCCGGCTTGCTTCGCTGGAACAGGCGCTGCACGCCACGCTGTTCCTGCGTGCGGCCAATGGCTATTCGCTGACTCCCGCTGGCGAAGCGGCGATGCGCGCAGCCGTCGCGATGGAAGCCGCCGCCGCCGGCCTGCAGCGGCAGGTACTCGGCCTCGACGACCGCCTTAGCGGCGTGGTCCGGGTCACCACTACCGACTCCTTCGCCCTGGACTTCATCATCCCTGCGGTTGCCCGGCTGCGCATGGATCATCCGGGAATAGAGGTGCAGTTGCAGGCATCCACGCAAATGCTCAACCTCAGCCAGCGCGAAGCGGATATTGCCGTGCGCACGCAAAAACCGGACAACCCGGAGCTGGTGGTGCGCCGGCTGGCGCGCTGGCACAGTGGCCTGTTCGCCTCACGGGATTATCTGCAGCGCTTTGGCGAACCCGCGCCAGGCAGCAGGTTTGCCGGGCATGAGCTGGTGGTCTACCAACCTTATCTGGACAGCGGCAAGGAGGTGATGCTGGCCGGTGAGCCGATCGCGCGCGGGCGGATTGCCATGACCTGCACATCGGGGTTGATGGTGCGGCGGGCACTGGCCAGCGGGCTCGGGCTGGGCGAGTTGCCGGTGCCGCTGGGCGAGCGGGATGGGTTGCAGCAGGTGTGGGCGCACGGCAAGCCTTATGACATCTGGCTGGTGACCCATCAGGATGTGCGGCGTACGGCACGCGTGCGGGCGGTGATCGAAGCTATCGTGCAGGCTTTCGCCGACTAG
- a CDS encoding mechanosensitive ion channel family protein: MLAFIQSYPLLLGIALILLDLVLWQLIPLQHRAWRIGARLVLFLLFSSVLVAAGMSPLQPPPWADDVSRNLLATVLAIGWWLFGARTVTVVFGLLLVARGSHGGRLLQDVLGALIFLAAVVAAAGYVLQLPVKGLLATSGVMAIVIGLALQSTLADVFSGIILNTTRPYQIGDSISIDGTEGKVLEIDWRATRLLTGSGSLAVIPNSVAAKARLLNHSRPTDVHGVSISVVVPAKVRPKRVFDALEKALQGVSAILATPKPKVAVKASTLESVEYEASCFVADAGVKGDARNQLFDLAHRHLEASGVMWNVDLAMPPRSRQREVLDEVRVFRSLTDEERDALSQRMTAVEYLADQVILGVGEHSEHLLVIGSGVVSASIRDGDRLVEAGRMGPGEVLGIEGIIDEDDSFAEFRTLTSCVLYRIDKEQVKSCLVQRGEVQAALGKLQRFRRQSRESLLLQKPASIKKGGFLSWLHK; encoded by the coding sequence ATGCTGGCGTTCATCCAGTCATACCCGCTGCTGCTCGGCATCGCCTTGATCCTGCTCGACCTCGTGCTCTGGCAGCTCATTCCCCTCCAGCACCGGGCCTGGCGCATCGGCGCGCGGCTGGTGCTGTTCCTGCTGTTCAGCTCGGTACTGGTGGCCGCCGGCATGAGCCCGCTGCAACCGCCCCCCTGGGCCGACGATGTCTCACGCAACCTGTTGGCCACGGTATTGGCCATCGGCTGGTGGCTGTTCGGCGCGCGTACGGTAACGGTGGTGTTCGGCCTGTTGCTGGTGGCCCGTGGCAGCCATGGCGGGCGCTTGCTGCAGGATGTGCTGGGGGCGTTGATCTTCCTGGCCGCCGTGGTCGCCGCGGCAGGCTATGTGCTGCAACTGCCGGTGAAGGGCCTGCTGGCCACCTCCGGGGTAATGGCCATCGTCATCGGCCTGGCGCTGCAAAGCACGCTGGCCGACGTGTTCAGCGGCATCATCCTGAACACCACGCGGCCCTACCAGATTGGCGATTCGATCTCGATTGACGGCACCGAAGGCAAGGTGCTGGAAATCGACTGGCGTGCTACCCGCCTGCTCACCGGCAGCGGGAGCCTGGCAGTGATCCCCAACTCGGTGGCGGCCAAGGCGCGGCTGCTCAACCACAGCCGCCCGACCGACGTACATGGCGTATCGATCAGCGTGGTGGTGCCAGCCAAGGTGCGCCCCAAGCGCGTGTTCGATGCGCTGGAAAAAGCCTTGCAAGGTGTCAGCGCCATTCTTGCCACGCCAAAACCGAAGGTCGCGGTGAAGGCGTCGACGCTGGAGTCAGTAGAGTACGAGGCCAGCTGCTTCGTCGCCGACGCAGGCGTCAAGGGTGATGCGCGCAACCAGCTGTTCGACCTTGCGCACCGGCACCTGGAGGCCAGCGGGGTGATGTGGAACGTGGACCTGGCCATGCCGCCACGCAGCCGTCAGCGCGAGGTGCTGGACGAAGTACGAGTGTTCCGCTCGCTGACCGATGAAGAACGCGATGCCCTGAGCCAGCGCATGACTGCGGTGGAATACCTGGCGGACCAGGTCATCCTGGGTGTGGGCGAGCATTCCGAGCACCTGCTGGTGATTGGCAGCGGCGTGGTGTCGGCGTCGATCCGGGATGGCGACCGGCTGGTGGAAGCCGGGCGCATGGGGCCGGGTGAGGTGCTGGGGATCGAGGGCATCATCGATGAGGACGACTCGTTTGCCGAGTTCCGCACGTTGACCAGTTGCGTGCTGTATCGAATCGACAAGGAACAGGTTAAAAGCTGCCTGGTGCAACGTGGCGAGGTGCAGGCAGCGCTTGGCAAGTTGCAGCGGTTCAGGCGGCAGAGCCGGGAGTCGCTGCTGCTGCAGAAGCCGGCTTCAATCAAGAAGGGCGGCTTCCTCAGCTGGTTGCACAAGTAA
- a CDS encoding YbfB/YjiJ family MFS transporter: MTAETQRAPWLPIWAGLCASLVGIGLARFAYTPLVPALIEAHWFASSAVVYLGAANLAGYLVGALAGRRLARRWSSAAVLRGMMVLVSLAFLACAWPLSVAWFFAWRLLSGVAGGVIMVLAASAILPHVAATRRGLASGAIFLGIGLGIAGAASLVPWLLGKGLQETWFGLAALSLLLSLSSWLGWPAEQEHQQGSHAPGPAAVSPAVLVLFGQYALMATALVAPMMFLVDYVSRGLGAGTHAGAMIWGLYGLGAIAGPVLYGLLADHLGARAGIRWVLLAQLAALAVLLGSHDLRLLGAAALLIGSFPPGIVPLALARVHQLVPGHARQNATWSRATVSFASFQAIAGYAYSALFAASGGHYGVLFAVAAAAVVLALLVDMLVRDNQAMSLMANSSAR; encoded by the coding sequence ATGACTGCAGAAACTCAACGCGCGCCCTGGCTGCCGATCTGGGCCGGGCTGTGTGCCAGCCTGGTCGGTATCGGCCTGGCGCGGTTTGCCTATACACCGCTGGTGCCGGCACTGATCGAGGCGCACTGGTTCGCGAGCTCGGCGGTGGTCTACCTGGGCGCGGCCAACCTTGCCGGCTACCTGGTCGGCGCCCTGGCCGGCAGACGGCTGGCAAGGCGCTGGTCGAGCGCAGCGGTGCTGCGCGGCATGATGGTGTTGGTCAGCCTGGCATTCCTGGCCTGCGCCTGGCCGCTGTCGGTTGCCTGGTTCTTTGCCTGGCGCCTGCTGTCGGGGGTTGCTGGCGGGGTGATCATGGTGCTGGCGGCCAGCGCGATCCTGCCGCATGTCGCTGCCACGCGGCGGGGCCTGGCCAGTGGTGCGATCTTCCTTGGCATTGGCCTGGGCATCGCCGGTGCTGCCAGCCTGGTACCGTGGCTGCTGGGCAAAGGGCTGCAGGAAACCTGGTTCGGGCTGGCCGCGTTGTCACTGTTGCTCAGCCTCAGCAGCTGGCTCGGGTGGCCGGCCGAGCAGGAGCATCAACAGGGCAGCCATGCACCGGGCCCGGCTGCAGTTTCACCGGCGGTGCTGGTACTGTTCGGGCAGTACGCGCTGATGGCCACCGCTTTGGTGGCGCCGATGATGTTTCTGGTGGACTACGTCAGCCGTGGGCTGGGTGCGGGTACCCATGCCGGTGCAATGATCTGGGGTTTGTATGGCCTGGGGGCGATCGCCGGCCCGGTGCTCTACGGGTTGCTGGCTGATCATCTGGGGGCGCGTGCCGGCATCCGCTGGGTGTTGCTGGCACAGCTGGCTGCCCTGGCTGTGTTGCTGGGTAGCCACGACTTGCGCCTGCTGGGGGCCGCAGCGCTGTTGATCGGCTCGTTCCCGCCCGGCATCGTGCCGCTGGCGTTGGCGCGGGTCCATCAACTGGTGCCGGGGCATGCCCGACAGAATGCCACCTGGAGCCGTGCTACGGTGTCCTTCGCCAGCTTCCAGGCCATTGCCGGCTACGCCTATTCGGCGCTGTTCGCCGCCAGCGGTGGCCACTACGGCGTGCTGTTTGCCGTGGCGGCCGCTGCCGTGGTGCTGGCACTGCTGGTGGACATGCTGGTCCGGGACAATCAAGCCATGTCGCTGATGGCGAACTCCTCGGCCAGGTGA
- a CDS encoding antibiotic biosynthesis monooxygenase encodes MNTAFQDNRNVVTLVIQHKVRTASLAAYEAWLKRTVSAARRQPGHLDVNVIRPDDGGLHFTTVVRFADASLLQAWVNSAERQALVNEVLPLLEGGDHTQVHDDPEFWFTPPNTRAAQPPRWKQALLTYLVICPMTLIVPHLLAPLFARFPQLGGAITGNLIGNLFVILPVVFYIMPWVTRRCANWLRG; translated from the coding sequence ATGAACACCGCATTCCAAGACAACCGCAACGTGGTGACCCTGGTCATCCAGCACAAGGTCCGCACCGCGTCGCTGGCCGCCTACGAAGCTTGGCTCAAGCGCACGGTCAGCGCTGCACGGCGGCAGCCGGGGCACCTGGACGTCAACGTCATTCGCCCTGACGACGGCGGGCTGCACTTCACCACGGTGGTGCGCTTCGCCGACGCCAGCCTGCTGCAAGCCTGGGTCAACTCGGCCGAACGCCAGGCACTGGTCAACGAAGTGCTGCCGTTGCTCGAAGGCGGTGACCACACCCAGGTGCATGACGACCCGGAGTTCTGGTTCACCCCGCCGAATACCCGCGCAGCGCAACCGCCGCGCTGGAAGCAGGCGCTGCTGACCTACCTGGTGATCTGCCCGATGACCCTGATCGTTCCGCATCTGTTGGCGCCGCTGTTCGCGCGCTTTCCGCAGTTGGGTGGCGCAATCACCGGCAACCTGATCGGCAACCTGTTCGTCATCCTGCCCGTGGTGTTCTACATCATGCCCTGGGTCACCCGTCGCTGCGCCAACTGGTTGCGCGGCTGA
- the ycaC gene encoding isochorismate family cysteine hydrolase YcaC — translation MTNFKYNRLNKDDAAVLLVDHQAGLLSLVRDIEPDAFKNNVLALADLAKFFKLPTILTTSFEQGPNGPLVPELKALFPDAPYIARPGQINAWDNEDFVKAVKATGKKQLIIAGVVTEVCVAFPALSALEEEFEVFVVTDASGTFNEMTRDAAHDRMSRAGAQMMTWFGVACELHRDWRNDIEGLAALCSNHIPDYRNLMTSYNAFNANK, via the coding sequence ATGACCAACTTCAAATACAACCGCCTGAACAAAGACGACGCCGCTGTCCTGCTGGTCGACCACCAGGCTGGCCTGCTGTCGCTGGTGCGCGACATCGAGCCGGACGCGTTCAAGAACAACGTGCTGGCGCTGGCCGACCTGGCCAAGTTCTTCAAGCTGCCGACCATCCTCACCACCAGCTTCGAGCAAGGCCCCAACGGCCCGCTGGTTCCCGAGCTGAAAGCGCTGTTCCCGGACGCCCCGTACATCGCCCGCCCAGGCCAGATCAATGCCTGGGACAACGAAGACTTCGTCAAGGCAGTGAAGGCCACCGGCAAGAAGCAGCTGATCATCGCCGGCGTGGTGACCGAGGTCTGTGTGGCCTTCCCGGCATTGTCGGCCCTGGAAGAAGAGTTCGAAGTGTTCGTGGTGACCGATGCTTCCGGCACCTTCAACGAAATGACCCGCGATGCTGCCCATGACCGCATGAGCCGCGCTGGCGCGCAAATGATGACCTGGTTCGGCGTGGCCTGCGAGCTGCACCGTGACTGGCGCAACGACATCGAAGGCCTGGCGGCGCTGTGCTCCAACCACATCCCTGACTACCGCAACCTGATGACCAGCTACAACGCCTTCAACGCCAACAAGTAA
- a CDS encoding amidohydrolase produces MTADLILFNGKLHTVDREKPIATAVAIKDGRFIAVGNDAEAMAHKGASTQIIDLKQRTVIPGLNDSHLHLIRGGLNYNLELRWEGVPSVADALRMLKDQAARTPTPQWVRVVGGWNEFQFAEKRMPTLEEINQAAPDTPVFLLHLYDRALLNRAALKAVGYSKDTPNPPGGEIQRDKFGNPTGMLIARPNAMILYATLAKGPKLPLEYQVNSTRQFMRELNRLGLTSAIDAGGGYQNFPDDYQVIQQLADNNQLTVRIAYNLFTQKPKEELDDFRKWTSSVKLHSGTDFLRHNGAGEMLVFSAADFEDFLEPRPDLPQTMEQELEPVVRHLVEQRWPFRLHATYNESITRMLDVFEKVNRDIPFNGLPWFFDHAETITPQNIERVRALGGGIAIQDRMAFQGEYFVDRYGAKAAEQTPPIKRMLDMGVPVGAGTDATRVSSYNPWTSLYWLVSGKTVGGMELYPEGLSRDTALQLFTQGSAWFSSEQGKKGQIKVGQLADLAALSLDFFSVDEEAIKGIESVLTVVDGKVVYAAAEFDKLGPPQVPVLPEWSPVTKVPGHWRVGTPSLAAVAHQCVGPCGVHAHSHEKARHSNVPVNDFQGFWGALGCSCFAF; encoded by the coding sequence ATGACCGCCGACCTGATTCTGTTCAACGGCAAACTGCACACCGTTGATCGTGAAAAGCCCATCGCGACCGCCGTCGCCATCAAGGATGGCCGCTTCATCGCCGTGGGTAACGACGCCGAGGCCATGGCCCACAAGGGCGCCTCCACGCAAATTATCGACCTCAAGCAGCGCACGGTCATTCCGGGCCTGAATGACTCGCACCTGCACCTGATTCGTGGCGGCCTGAACTACAACCTGGAGCTGCGCTGGGAAGGCGTACCCTCGGTGGCCGATGCCCTGCGCATGCTCAAGGACCAGGCCGCGCGCACGCCTACCCCGCAATGGGTGCGCGTGGTCGGTGGCTGGAACGAATTCCAGTTCGCCGAAAAACGTATGCCCACCCTGGAAGAGATCAACCAGGCCGCGCCGGACACGCCAGTGTTCCTGCTGCATCTGTATGACCGCGCATTGCTCAACCGCGCTGCGCTCAAGGCTGTCGGCTACAGCAAGGACACGCCTAACCCGCCGGGTGGCGAGATCCAGCGCGACAAGTTCGGCAACCCGACCGGCATGCTGATCGCCCGCCCCAACGCGATGATCCTCTACGCCACCCTGGCCAAGGGGCCGAAGTTGCCGCTGGAGTACCAGGTCAACTCTACCCGCCAGTTCATGCGTGAACTCAATCGCCTGGGCCTGACCAGCGCCATCGATGCCGGTGGCGGTTACCAGAACTTCCCGGACGACTATCAGGTGATCCAGCAACTGGCCGACAACAACCAGTTGACCGTGCGCATCGCCTACAACCTGTTCACCCAGAAACCCAAGGAAGAGCTGGACGACTTCCGTAAGTGGACCTCCAGCGTCAAGCTGCACAGCGGCACCGACTTCCTGCGCCACAACGGCGCCGGCGAGATGCTGGTGTTCTCCGCCGCCGACTTCGAGGACTTCCTCGAGCCGCGCCCGGACCTGCCGCAGACCATGGAGCAAGAGCTGGAGCCGGTGGTGCGCCACCTGGTCGAACAGCGCTGGCCATTCCGCCTGCACGCCACCTACAACGAATCGATCACGCGCATGCTCGACGTGTTCGAGAAGGTCAACCGCGACATTCCGTTCAATGGCCTGCCGTGGTTCTTCGACCACGCCGAAACCATCACCCCGCAGAACATCGAACGCGTGCGTGCGCTGGGCGGTGGCATCGCCATCCAGGACCGCATGGCCTTCCAGGGTGAGTACTTCGTCGACCGCTACGGCGCCAAGGCTGCCGAGCAGACCCCGCCGATCAAGCGCATGCTCGACATGGGCGTGCCGGTGGGTGCCGGTACCGACGCTACTCGCGTGTCCAGCTACAACCCATGGACCTCGCTGTACTGGCTGGTCAGCGGCAAGACCGTCGGCGGCATGGAGCTGTACCCGGAAGGTCTCAGCCGTGACACCGCATTGCAGCTGTTTACCCAGGGCAGTGCCTGGTTCTCCAGCGAGCAGGGCAAGAAGGGGCAGATCAAGGTGGGCCAGCTGGCCGACCTGGCGGCACTGTCGCTGGACTTCTTCAGCGTCGACGAAGAAGCGATCAAGGGCATCGAGTCGGTGCTGACCGTGGTAGATGGCAAGGTGGTGTACGCCGCGGCAGAGTTCGACAAGCTCGGCCCGCCACAGGTGCCGGTGCTGCCGGAGTGGTCGCCGGTGACCAAGGTACCGGGCCACTGGCGCGTCGGTACGCCGTCGCTGGCGGCAGTGGCGCACCAGTGCGTCGGGCCTTGCGGGGTACATGCGCACAGTCATGAGAAAGCACGGCATTCGAATGTGCCAGTGAATGACTTCCAGGGCTTCTGGGGGGCGCTGGGTTGTTCGTGCTTCGCTTTCTAA